DNA sequence from the Arthrobacter sp. V1I9 genome:
GGACGCCCAGGAAACCCGCCGTGTCCTGGACCGCCTGTACGGCTACGAAATCTCCCCGGTGCTGTGGCGCAAGGTGGCACGCGGTCTGTCCGCCGGCCGCGTGCAGTCCGTGGTCACCCGCATGGTGGTTGACCGCGAACGTGAGCGGATGGCCTTCAAGGCTGCGTCCTACTGGGACCTCACCGGCCAGTTCGGCGCCGACGCCGGTTCCTTCAAGGCGAAGCTCGCCAACGTTGACGGCGCCAAAGTGGCCAGCGGCAGGGACTTCAACGACGACGGCGTCCTCACGTCCAAGAACGTCACCCACCTTAACGAGGAGCTGGCCACCTCTCTGGCCGCCGGGCTGCAGGGCGCGGAGTTCCGCGTCCGCTCCGTCGACACCAAGCCCTACACCCGGCGTCCGGCTGCGCCTTTCACCACCTCCACACTGCAGCAGGAGGCAGGCCGCAAGCTGCGCTTTTCCTCCAAGAGCACCATGCAGGTGGCCCAGCGGCTGTACGAAAACGGCTACATCACCTATATGCGTACGGACTCCTCGGCGTTGAGTGACGAGGCCGTGACGGCTGCCCGGCGCCAGGCCTCCGAGCTCTACGGTCCCGAGTACATCCCGCAGTCGCCGCGCGTGTACACCGGCAAGGCAGCCAACGCGCAGGAAGCGCACGAGGCCATCCGCCCCGCCGGCGACTCGTTCCGCACCCCCGCGCAGGTGGCGAAACAGCTCTCCGGCGACGAATTCCGGCTTTACGAACTGATCTGGAAGCGGACCGTCGCCTCCCAGATGGCCGACGCCAAGGGGTCGACGGCGACCATCCGCCTGGGCGCGGTGGCCTCCGACGGACGGGACGCTGAGTTCTCCGCGTCCGGCACCGTGATCACTTTCCCCGGCTTCCTCGCGGCCTACGAGGAGGGCAAGGACGAGACCCGCGGCGACGAAGACTCGGACGAAGCCCGCCGTCTCCCCAATGTCGCCAAGGGCGATGCCCTCAAGGCTTCCGACATCATCGCAGTGGGCCACGAAACTTCACCGCCGCCGCGCTACACCGAAGCATCGCTGACGGCGGAGCTGGAGAAAAAGGGCATCGGCCGCCCGTCCACGTACGCGTCCACCATTTCCACCATCCAGGACCGCGGCTATGTGCGGAAACAGGGTTCCGCTTTGGTCCCGAGCTGGATCGCCTTCTCGGTCATCCGGCTGCTGGAGCAGCACTTCAGCGACTACGTGGACTACGAGTTCACCGCGGACATGGAAGGCGACCTGGACAAGATCGCCAACGGCCAGGCCGTAGGTGCCGCCTGGCTGAAGCACTTCTACTACGGCGAAGACGCCGATCCAGGTCTGCTGAGCATTGTGAACAACCTCGGTGAGATCGATGCGCGGGAAATCAACTCCGTTCCCATCGCCGACGGCATTACCCTGCGTGTGGGCAAGTTCGGCCCTTACCTGGAAAGCTCGCTGCCGACGGTGGATGCCAAAACCGGGGAAGTGGTGGAGTCAGCCCGTGCCAACGTGCCGGAGGACCTCGCCCCTGACGAGCTGACCGCCGCAAAGGCGATCGAACTGATGGAAACGGCCGCTCCGGAGGAACGCGTGCTGGGCACCGATCCCCACACTGGGCACACCATCGTTGCCAAGAACGGCCGCTACGGCGCTTACGTCACCGAAGTTATCCCCGAGATGACCGAGGAACAAATCGCCAACCAGCCGGTGGAGTACTACAAGAACGGCAAGCCCAAGCCGCCCAAGAAACCGGTGAAGGCCAAGCCGCGGACGGGTTCACTGTTCAAGTCCATGACCGTGGAGTCCGTGACCCTGGACGAGGCACTGCAGCTGATGAGCCTGCCGCGCGCGTTGGGTGAGGACGCCGAAGGCAACCTCATCACCGTGCAGAACGGCCGGTTTGGTCCGTACCTGAAGAAGGGGACTGACTCCCGCTCGATCGGCTCAGAAGAGGAAATCTTCACCATCACGCTGGAGCAGGCGCTGGAGATCTACTCCCAGCCGAAGCAGCGCGGTGCCCGTGCAGCCGTGCCGCCGCTGGCGGAGTTCGGGCCGGACCCGGTGTCGGAGAAGAACATCGTGGTGAAGGAAGGCCGCTTCGGCCCCTACATCACCGACGGCATCACCAACATCACCGTTCCACGGGCCACTTCACTGGAGGAACTCACCCGTGAACAGGCCGTTGAGCTCCTCGCCGAGAAACGGGCCAAGGGTCCGGTCAAGCGCACCGCCACCCGCAAGGCTCCGGCCAAGAAGAAGGCCACCGCCAAGAAGTAGCGGCGGCTACGTTTGCGCAGCGCACCGCAACGTGGTCGGGTAGATGTATGACTGAACAGCCCGGAATTGCCGACACCACTCCGCTTAATGACCTCGAGGAAAAGCTCGCCCAGGGAGGACAGCCAGACGCCAGTCCCGTGGACGTCATCCTGTCCTTCCTGAACAGCGAGGTCTACATCATCAGCTCGGACGGCATCGAGGGCGAGGATTCCCAGGTGGAGCCGCTGGTCCTGGCCAATGCCGACGGCGATCCCGTCCTGGCCGTCTTCTCCCACCCCAGCCGCGTGGACCAGCAGTACCTGGAGGCAGCGCCAAACGTCCTCGGCACCCAGGGTGCTGCCATCATCGCTAACATCGGCGAGGAGCTGGGCATGGTGATCAACCCGGGCGCAGCCTACGGTTTCGAGATCAACCCCGAAGGCGTTGCCAACATCAAGCGCGACTTCAAGCGCGCCGATGAGCTTCCCGACGGCGCACCTGCCGACCCGGCCGAGAACTGACGTTCTCCCCGGGGTGGTTTGACATGACGTGCCGGTTGGGCCAGAACCACCGCGCCGGGGAATAATGGCAGCATGCGGCTAGGCGTCCTCGATATCGGGTCCAACACTGTCCACCTCCTACTGGTGGATGCCCACCCAGGCGCGCGGCCAGTGCCGTTCGCCTCCCACAAGCGCCCGCTTTCCCTGGTCCAGTATCTGGAGGCGGACGGCAGCATCAGTGACGCGGGGCAGCACGAGCTCACCGAATTTGTGCTGGAAGCGTGGGAATTTGCGGCCCGGCACAAGGCCGAGGACCTGCTTGCCTTCTGTACCTCAGCCATCCGCGAGGCCACTAACGGCCCCGAGGTCCTGGCCCGGGTCAAGCACGAAACCACCGTGACGCTGCAAGAGCTTACGGGAAGCGAAGAAGCGTCCATGACATTCTTCGCCGTTCGGCGCTGGCATGGCTGGGGCGCCGGACCCATCCTGAACCTGGACATAGGCGGCGGTTCCTTCGAGATGGCCTTCGGCCAGGACGAACTGCCGGAGGTTGCCACGTCTGTGCCCTTGGGTGCGAGCCGGCTGACCCGGGACTGGCTGGCTGAGGACCCGCCGTCGGCCAAGAGTGTCAAAGAGCTGCGGCGCTACATCCAGGCCACCCTCAAGCCCGCCGTCCGGGAATTCGACGGGCTCGGCCGGGCCAACGTCGTTGCGGGAACCTCCAAAACATTCCGGTCGCTGGCCCGGATAGCGGGTGCCGCCCCCAGCGCTGCCGGCCCTTACGTCAAGCGCGACCTGCACGCCTCGGATCTTGGGGTCTGGGCACAGCGGATCTCGGCCATGAAAGCTGAAGACCGGCTCCATCTGCCGGGCGTTTCAGAAGCCCGTGCGCATCAGCTGCTGGCAGGTGCATTGGTGGCGGAGGCGGCGCTGGAGCTCTTCAAGTTCAAAAAGATCAAGATCTGCCCGTGGGCACTCCGCGAAGGCCTGATCCTGCGCCGCCTCGACCAGCTGGTGTTCTCCGGGCCCCTGGAGCCCGCCCCGCACGTTGCGCCGGCGGCCATCGAAGCTGCGGTCTGAAAAGAAAGCCACTGCTTACCGGTTCTTTCGCTGCTTAAACGCGGAAGCACCGGCGGCCGCGACAGGAAAATGGGGGAAAACCTGTTGCGTACGCCGGTGCCCGGGCAGGCATCCCCATGCCTGCCGCATCACTCGCACCCTCAATGAGGTAATAACTACATTAGGGACGCCACTTGTGAAGAAGCTGCATTCAACATGTGAGCCACCTGTGAACCCAATTTTTCGAGTTCCCCGTTACCGGGTTTCCGCCGCTTAACGGATTTCTGCACGGGCAGGGCCGAACTGCAATGATGGAGCCATGAGCAACCGAATCGCATTCCTTGGCTGTGGGTCCATGAACGAAGCCATCCTAGGCGGTCTGCTGGAAGCCGGGACGGACCCGGCTGACATCGTCGCCACCGTCCGTCGCGCCGAGCGTGCCGCGGAATTGGCGGAACGCCATCACGGCATCACGGCGATCGCCGGTGAGGAGGAGCCGGACAACAACAAGCAGGCAACCAAGGGGTCCGGCGTCGTGATTCTGGGTGTGAAGCCGGTTGGCATCACGGACCTGGCCAGGGAAATCAGCGACGCCCTCGCGCCGGATACAGTGGTGGTCAGCGTG
Encoded proteins:
- the topA gene encoding type I DNA topoisomerase, with protein sequence MPSKAKTGKKLVIVESPAKSKTIAKYLGEGFIVEASIGHIRDLPQPSELPAELKKTSVGKFAVDIEHDFKPYYVVSADKKKKVTELKAALKDADELYLATDGDREGEAIAWHLLEVLKPKVPVYRMTFGEITKEAIQRAMGNLRDVDSALVDAQETRRVLDRLYGYEISPVLWRKVARGLSAGRVQSVVTRMVVDRERERMAFKAASYWDLTGQFGADAGSFKAKLANVDGAKVASGRDFNDDGVLTSKNVTHLNEELATSLAAGLQGAEFRVRSVDTKPYTRRPAAPFTTSTLQQEAGRKLRFSSKSTMQVAQRLYENGYITYMRTDSSALSDEAVTAARRQASELYGPEYIPQSPRVYTGKAANAQEAHEAIRPAGDSFRTPAQVAKQLSGDEFRLYELIWKRTVASQMADAKGSTATIRLGAVASDGRDAEFSASGTVITFPGFLAAYEEGKDETRGDEDSDEARRLPNVAKGDALKASDIIAVGHETSPPPRYTEASLTAELEKKGIGRPSTYASTISTIQDRGYVRKQGSALVPSWIAFSVIRLLEQHFSDYVDYEFTADMEGDLDKIANGQAVGAAWLKHFYYGEDADPGLLSIVNNLGEIDAREINSVPIADGITLRVGKFGPYLESSLPTVDAKTGEVVESARANVPEDLAPDELTAAKAIELMETAAPEERVLGTDPHTGHTIVAKNGRYGAYVTEVIPEMTEEQIANQPVEYYKNGKPKPPKKPVKAKPRTGSLFKSMTVESVTLDEALQLMSLPRALGEDAEGNLITVQNGRFGPYLKKGTDSRSIGSEEEIFTITLEQALEIYSQPKQRGARAAVPPLAEFGPDPVSEKNIVVKEGRFGPYITDGITNITVPRATSLEELTREQAVELLAEKRAKGPVKRTATRKAPAKKKATAKK
- a CDS encoding SseB family protein is translated as MTEQPGIADTTPLNDLEEKLAQGGQPDASPVDVILSFLNSEVYIISSDGIEGEDSQVEPLVLANADGDPVLAVFSHPSRVDQQYLEAAPNVLGTQGAAIIANIGEELGMVINPGAAYGFEINPEGVANIKRDFKRADELPDGAPADPAEN
- a CDS encoding Ppx/GppA phosphatase family protein; this translates as MRLGVLDIGSNTVHLLLVDAHPGARPVPFASHKRPLSLVQYLEADGSISDAGQHELTEFVLEAWEFAARHKAEDLLAFCTSAIREATNGPEVLARVKHETTVTLQELTGSEEASMTFFAVRRWHGWGAGPILNLDIGGGSFEMAFGQDELPEVATSVPLGASRLTRDWLAEDPPSAKSVKELRRYIQATLKPAVREFDGLGRANVVAGTSKTFRSLARIAGAAPSAAGPYVKRDLHASDLGVWAQRISAMKAEDRLHLPGVSEARAHQLLAGALVAEAALELFKFKKIKICPWALREGLILRRLDQLVFSGPLEPAPHVAPAAIEAAV